A window from Solanum stenotomum isolate F172 chromosome 5, ASM1918654v1, whole genome shotgun sequence encodes these proteins:
- the LOC125864924 gene encoding FH protein interacting protein FIP2 isoform X3: protein MAYHSDSSSSMVRLNIGGRKFCTTLDTLTQREPDSMLAAMFSGRHTICQESEKGHIFVDRDGKHFRHILNWLRDGVIPPLKDSEYAQLLREAEYYQLLGLVDGIKSALSKRKEDEELGTELTRIDIIKCIQSDRVRFRGINLSGLDLSKLDLSFVDFSYACLKTVFFSRANLQCAKFRDVDAEASIFHNATLRECEFTGANLRGAVLAGANLQSANLQDACLIGCSFCGADLRSAHLQTADLTNANLEGANLEGANLKHLEGAKLDGANLLGAIR, encoded by the exons ATGGCCTATCACTCCGACAGTTCGTCTTCCATGGTTCGTCTGAATATCG GAGGGAGGAAGTTTTGCACAACACTGGATACCCTCACACAACGTGAGCCGGACTCGATGCTCGCTGCTATGTTTAGTGGTCGTCACACTATCTGCCAGGAGTCAGAGAAG GGACACATATTCGTTGACAGGGACGGAAAGCACTTTCGCCATATCCTTAATTGGTTGAGGGATGGTGTAATTCCACCCCTGAAAGATTCTGAATATGCTCAGCTTCTGCGGGAGGCGGAGTACTATCAGCTCCTT GGTCTAGTAGATGGAATTAAATCTGCCCTAAGTAAGAGGAAGGAGGATGAGGAGTTGGGTACTGAATTGACACGCATTGACATTATCAAATGCATACAGTCTGACAGAGTCAGATTTCGGGGAATTAATCTTTCTGGTCTTGATCTTTCGAAGTTG GACTTGTCATTTGTGGATTTCAGCTATGCATGTCTGAAAACAGTGTTCTTCTCACGTGCCAATCTTCAATGTGCAAAATTCAGG GATGTCGATGCCGAAGCTTCCATTTTTCACAATGCCACATTGCGCGA ATGTGAATTTACTGGAGCAAATCTTCGTGGAGCTGTATTAGCTGGTGCTAATCTTCAAAGTGCAAATTTACAAG ATGCTTGTCTAATAGGCTGTAGCTTTTGTGGGGCGGATCTTCGTTCTGCTCACCTACAG ACAGCTGATCTTACCAATGCCAACCTCGAAGGAGCTAATCTTGAAGGTGCAAATCTGAAG